The region tcAGGGAAAACTGTTTCATCCATaagaaaatgcagctgtttCAGTGGCTTACTTCAGAAATCAGGAATAATTTAGAGTTCGCCTCCTTAAAAATGGAGGTAATGGATCAGTCCGTGCGGCAGGGGGCGCTGTTGGCTCCATCAGGATGAGATTGGCTCGTAGATGCTGCCGAGATCCGCAGGTGAAGAAGAGACGCCGGAGCCGTCGTGAGGGGATTCGGCCCCCTGAGGGACCACGCTGTCCCCGGCAGGGGCCCCGGCCCGGTCGGTGCTGATCCGCTCCACGATGCTGGACAGGCAGTCCAAGCTGGAAATGAGCGACgacttgctgctgctgctgctgcaacctTCACACAGGAAATTTGTAAAAAGTCAGAGAAGGTATTACATGCATTTCTGCAAAGGCGTAAATATatcagagaaagagaaaaaagtacattttagtATACATTTTAACTcataaattttgagattttaagaacatttctagaaaaaaacaagaaaatgtctgagatccAAAagtgtaagaaataaaaaacattttgagattaatgaaATTTTTGTAGAACAAAAACCCCTGGGACATTTAtgtgtttgaaatgtgaaaCTTGCTagagaaaagtcagaaattttgagattaatctcagaagtttttcaagaaaaacaatgacatttctTAGCTCCAAAAGATgaaaatttgatagaaaaaaatctgagaaatttttgagaaaagatttggacatttctgtactacaaaagttgaaaatgtttgacttttgaaaaatTTTCTTCCCAAacagaaatgtccttttttttcaggcaaagttttaatatttcaaactcagaaatctggatttttttttcaagaacatacttgagattaatctcaaaatttccaaTTTGTTtgagcaaatgtttgacttttcaaactcagaaatcttctgtctagaaaatttcagagatttatctcaaaatttctccttttttttgacACCCAGaaaatttgatgtgtttttctagaaacttttttaaatttccagcCTTagaaatattgatgtttttttgtagGAAATTAATCTAGGATCTAAGAAATCTCTTttttatctacaatggccctataTGATAGGATAAACGTCCTGAGCATCTTATCCTCAGGACTCTTAAGAGAAGAGTCCCTAATTAAATacgtttttatttaattaaaaagcttttttaattaaataattacaatttaaataaacttcacAGATTCACTTTTTAActcttcatttttaatataattaaattaatttaatataaattgtACCgatttcaaacaaatgttatttcaaGGCTGCATGAGATCAAATATATAATCCCAGTTATAAtcctgttataaaacaatatagtTAAGCTCATAATAGAAATGGTCGAAGGTAATCTGTCTACAAAAGGCCAGAAAATCACAGTAAACAGTGGAGAGGAATCATTCCTATAGGAATGAATTGGAAACAataattaagtgtttttttcacTCCTGATAGTTCAGTAGACTCTGTTTTATTTgggaccaaaattacaacatttgttacattttcagctgatgcaGTTGTCTGTCACACCGCACTGCGTCTAATGAAccaaacttttgaaaaaactgttcccctcctcgcctgtgggggcgctgcatcaagGACCACTGAAcgaaacgacatgaaaacctctgaattCATGTCTATGCCTCTGAaaaagacactgagcgcaacttccttcttcgcacaatttaaaccaaaatggAGCGCCGTCAGCTTTTAGCTGTTGTgggatttctcttttatctttgGCTAAAAACCACGAGTCATTTTTCCTGCTAGCACTAGGCTAacgcgtttgttttggttgcatttacccataATGCCCTGCTCTACAATCCGCTTCCTGTTTCTTGCCCCAACCTTGGAAAAGCAGTCCCTCTTTCTCCGGGAAACAACGTCCTTCTGTTTACTGGACCAGACACTCGACTTGACCTCTACACCCTTAgcttcaggtcaaaggtcatgattttaaagcaacaataaaaccgCATCACCtctaaaaagcagcaaaatgagacagagagaaaatccTCAGCACATCTTACGCCCAGTGAACTTCAACAAAGTGAGTCCTGTGTCaataaattactgtttttaatgttttgttataaaattaaatgaacatacatttttttctgtaaaagtggattttgtttgcattctaaaatatgtaaaatgacattaaattactgaaataacaGATTCATTAAGAAATTTCAGAGGATCGGTTTGTTctgattacatttaaaaaaaaaacatccagaaataacatgaataaatgaagaaattcataaataaaaaaaaacttctataTGATAAAGGACTTAAGAAACTACAAGTACTCACcgtctgctgtttgttttccacaGGAAGTGTTTCCGTTTTCACTGCTGGCCGAACAGGGAGAGATGAAATCCATCtggaaacataaatatttcataaggtatttaaattttattttacggACTGATAAATTaccacaaactaaaacaaaaattaactacatttctaatctttaaaaaactatttgatGACTCATTTCACATTTGATTTTagacactttttaaagtttccattgatgaaaaaaaaagtttttttaaagtaatttaaaaaatttcctCCAGTTATTTTAGCATTTAGCCGCGTAGGCTAACACTAACAGACTTCAAAGGTTTAATGTTTAGCCTGATTTACTGAGACGAAGAAAAGGTATATGTTTTATACCTTTTATGTAAAtacatgatttttaatttttttttttaaaagaaaacaaatatgctttggtaaaataaaaataaaaatttaatcttgaatttttaatctttaaaatgcaatttgCTGACTCACTTCACATTTCCAACACCTGAAAAAGGTGAAATAATTCCCTGaagacactttttaaaatttccatcaatacaaaactatttttaatgaaaccttacactttattttttttaaaggaaacacaTCTTAAATCTTAGCTAAACTGATGAACATGAGTTAggaattatatttaaaacaacttgGTGTGCAGAAAAAGTCAGtacactccaaaaacacaaaatcttaccagatatttttgtctagtttcggatgtaaatattgaaataagacaaaattaacttagtaccttttcagcaagattgAAGCTTGttgtaagtcaataattccttaatattgatttttttaaataatttgagttttttatttataacaatattttgtgaatattaattattaactgaaaacaaatcagttttgtcttttttgtaagTGTACCATcacagtgtttttcaaagtggagACCGCTAGAGGGCGCTAGAGAGCTTCAGATAGTTGGAAgacagatgataaaaaaaaggaaaactaaaaagaattaaaaatacatttttaaattataaatgtcaattttttacaaaaatatgatcTGGTTTTCAgacattattataaaatataagttaaactAACTAATAATTAgatagaaatatcctttatttcAGGGAAACCGTGCTAGCAGCAAATTGGAttggctgaaaataaaaaattttaagctGCTTTACTTCTTAAGCCAGAAACGAAAAAAATTCTGTCAAGAAAATGAGCAAAGGAAACTCAGCTGTGGAGGACTGTActaacaaaactaaaaactaaggagactaaataaaattagaagAGATTAAGTTAAAATCTGACATATTTTCTTATCAAAAGAGGGAAAAAGTTTATGtggttcactgcaaaaacacacaaaatcttaccaagcattttttttttctactttacaatccaaatatcttattacacttggaagataaaactaactaccatataggagcttgttttaagtaaataattcattaatattgatgaaaaagtgccaGTTCTTTTGGCTTattgtttcacttttaacatggaaaaatgtctttttataaatgaaataatctgccagttgaactagtgttttttcatcaataccaaggaaacatttacttaaaacaagctcctatattttgctgaaaagtcacttgaaataagacaaaactgtcttgcaaatgtactaagatatttgcactagaaactagaccagaagtacttggtaatattttgtgtttttgcagtgtaatataTTCAACATCATTggcaactaaaatcagaaggtatgaagcagcatttatgctaaatgaatgtaaataaaaaggtaaaactctgtttttctttgcatattttggAGCTTTATCTGTTGGTTTGCAAAGAGGGTAAATGGTGGGAAAAGCTTGTGAATCCCTGGAAAATACTAGTTCTCCTAGAACTTTTTAATagatatttagaaattattcaCATAAAACAGGATcctaaatcttgctgaaaagttacttgtaagttagttttaaaatcagaagatatgaagcagcatttatgctaaatgaatctaaatgaaagtgagaaaaaatataaaaattcaatgtttctttacatattaCATCTGCATTAGAAACTGGAccataaaaaacacttttgtgtttttgcagtgcgtgTTGTTCCATTGTAAAGACACCATTCATCAAAACTAATCACAGGAGCCCAAAATAAATCTCCGGTTCCATTCCTCACATTTCATGAGGCAGCACACAGACCGTTCAGCTGTCGCGGCCTCACCATGCTGTCGGAGCAGCTGGACTGGGGGCTGGAGGAGTCCGACTCGCCGCCGTAGCGCTCCAGCTGCGGGTAGAAGCCGCCTCCACCGTCGCTCTGGCCGGCCCGCAGCAGCGCCTGCAGGGACTCGATGTAGCTGATGGCGTTCCGCAGGATCTCCACCTTGGGCAGCCGCTGGTTGGGGTTGGAGGCCGTGCAGCGCTTCAGCGTCTCAAACGCGTCGTTCACCTTACTGAGGCGCCGTCTCTCCCGCATCGTCGCCGCTTTCCTCCTGTCGGCGTGCGTCGTCTTCCTCTTGCAGGCCTTGCAGGCCCACAGCAGGCAGTGGCCCCCCTGGTGGAGGCCCCCGGGGGCCCGCACGTGCTGGTCCTCCTCCTCCGCTGTTGGCACGTGGTGATGGAGATGATCCTCCGACTTCAGCAGGCCGCCGTGCGTCAGCCGTGCGTCCAGGTCATCGAAAAAGTTCAGGTCACTGGTGTTGAAGCAGGGGTCATAGAGGTCATCAGCTGACGAGAGAGGGAAGGGAAAGTCTGGCAAATCCATTGACGACcgcagaacaaaacaaaaaaacacaaactcttctgagattaaaatctcaaATATCAGACGCAGAGAGAAAATGTCACCAATTAGTCGTATTTGACCTGGCAGGGAGTTTAAAGGGCCAGTCTGTGTAACTTCACTCCTTTGGTGTGGCCTGCCTTTATAAAGCAGACGGTGTGGAGGCGGACCAGCGACACCAGTGACCAATgggtgtgtgtaggtgtgtacTGTGTGGCTGTGTGTGATCAGTgcagagaaacaggaagcagtgaAAGCGACAGGCAGGTTCAAATTCACAAATCACTGACGAAACGTTACACTGAGTGAAAAGACTCTGCAGCTCTGACGGAATAAAGACCAGCAGAACTCAATCCCACAGCATTTCCTTACCAGCTGGTTGCAGAACATTAAAGTGAACCATTAATGGTTCTTATAACAGGTTAGGAtggataaaacatgttcattttgggtttttgctCAAAATCCTCTCAGAATGTTTTAgagcctctgtcactttaaatccaaataagcttgTTCTGTAAGCGTGCTTGCAGAGGCTTGTTTTGTCTGAAGAAAACGAAAAAACAAGCAATGGGaaaaattttgcattaaaatgtcaaatgtacataaaatgtaattctttttcCATTCAAATCGTTACTTTAAGTGTAAAGCTGCACCAGCCATCTCTGAGTTTCTGCACGTTGCTCCGTTTTCCTGTTTGCTGTCAGCAGCTCTAACGTTCCTCTGGAACGAGCCCAGTAACAGGATCCAGATCCTCCCATCGTCAGAGCCTGAAATGAATCTGGAGGAGCATTTCTGGGAAGGTGTGAGGAACATGCACGTTTGTGTGCATCACGATTCCCCAGTTTAACAATCCTTCATTAAGAAAAACAGACGGCTGGtcagaaacaaaatgagagGGAAACCATGATAAACTGTTGATTTTAGTTATAACGTGgcaattaacaaaaaaaaatctaaaagatatTTCTTTGATAtctaaaggcagaaaaaaattatttcacctgattttatttattgttgctgATATGAATTATCATCTTatacataaaatcccaagattttcacataattttatattttgctccATTTGACTATTtaatttttagatattaaattATTGCTAATTTGATAaattactcagtacttgagtagacatTTTCCCACATGCTTTTTTACTCTTAcctgagtaatttcttggacggctactttttagtcttacttgagtaaagatatgttgaagtatttctacttttacttgagtacagtgTTTGGGTAACCATCTCTCTGAATAGAACAGATTACTGCAGGATCTGACATCTCTCTACTGTTGTGATTCATagctccatttttattttatggaagaTGAAACCATGACAGTAAACAAAGAGCAGCAACTACAACCTGACTTCAGATCAGTGTGAGCATCATTTTCTTGCACTGCTTGCTTAATGCATCCTCTGCACTTATAATACCAAGAATGTGAGTCACTCAGTGACACAGCAGCCATCAGGGTGAGGCCGTTAACAAGAAGGACCCACTTGAGCAACTCGTGTATTTACGACTGACTGCATGCGGTTTTGCAACTGTAGCACAACATATATAAAACGTCCTATGAAACGTTTTCAGGGGAATCTTTCTCAGGCTACCtccacactgcagcctgaagtgacacaaattagatttttttttttcttcctttgcttTAATGCGACCCACGCCACCTGGATAAACGATAAGTAGCTGATCTTTTCAAATTAGACCTGCGTCTGTACGGCCAGGTCGCATTCATCCGACCTGAACGTCATTGATACTcaacaaacgtcactattctgcgtcctgatgagagcaagcgggaagaaaagcaacaatcaTAGCGCACTATAATGaagattaagttgttaatgagCTAGCTCCGGTcattagcatccatgtttacttccgcaaacacggagcactacttcttcttcttcttcttcttcttcttcttcttcttcttcttcttcttcttcttcttcttcttcttcttctttatggcGGTTGACAAAACGCTGAGCACGCTCGCTACGTGTGACGTTACTACGCcatctactgcgcatgcgggagaAATTCAGGTCACAGAAGATCGTGAAGATCGTATTAGTTCacatttggaaatgtgaacTAATAcgcaaaaggaaaaaacatagatttcacaaaaataaatcagaattaagCATTAAGGCCGACAGTGTAAACGTTGctttattcaattaaatgtaACCAATGACAGAATTAGCTTACTGCGTTCCTGCTAATGCTAAATATGCTAACAGGTTTAAGCTATTGGTGAAATAGGCAGAGTTGCGTTTTTCAGGTTCAGTCAAAGTTGGTCACACAGTTTTAGATAATAATGAGTGTAGTTATAACAGTAACAGGAAGTGTTATTTTTAGGTTAGCGCTGGGAAACAGTTATGTTAACCTATTAACCTCCTTCACtggaaaaccacaaaatgtttctgtctagtttctagtgcaaatatcttaatatacttgaaataacacaaaaataacctacaagtaacttctcagcaaaatattggagcttgttttaagttatttaattccttaatattgattttaaagaaatatattagttctactggcagattatttcacttataagcagaaccttttcatcaatattaaataattattcacttaaaacaacctCTTGTGTCGTGCTGAAGAGTTACatgtaagctagttttgtctgatttcaagtGTTCAAAATATTTGTACTGGAAAcgactaaaaatacttttttttcagtgttccTTCATTGTTCAATTGTTGTCCAATAATCACATCTGTTGTCAGCAGTATGAATCAGACTCACCATCTGTGGGTTTCAGTTCTGCTGACGCCgtagatataaaaatatttcagatgtaAGGCATGTTTATCTGTACCTCAcgattagaagaaaaataaaacaaatgagcaacaaaaaaacctgtTGCAGTAAGGGAAAACACCATCAACTGTAGATTATGATTCTCCAGTTGTTATCAATCAAAGGAAACtctaaacagtttgttttgttttgtttttagagttgATCTAagggaactcagtgtttcaacatctttgcagttttctaaaagtttgttccagaatagaggagcataaaaactgcatctccaatttaaattaactttaggGTTACGGTTTcatgaaactggaaaaacacaaaatattaccaagtatatttggtctacgttttagtgcaaatatctcagtacacctgaaataaaacaagtaacttttcaccatgatacagcagcttgttttatgtcGATTAtccattaatattgatgaaaaagtattatttccattgggagattatttcactaataatatgggaaaaatgtcttgttataagtgaaatattacGCCAGTACAGCACGTACAGCACAGAGtacttatttaatttaatatcaaCAAATTgcttacttaaaacaagctcctatgtcttgctaaaaagttacttgtaagttatttgtgtcttatttcaagtgtactgagatatttgcactagcaaaaacactaaaaatacttaagatttagtgtttttgcagtccATAATTTGCcttcaaacataaaacaaaaaatagaaatgcaaatatttttttccccacacaaaAACACTTCTATTAACTTCTGTTAATTTTAGTAACCGCGTTTAcacctaaccctaacctttACCAGTATATATCCAAACTTAACCTGAACATAATTTACGAGAAACAATATTCCTGCATCAGGAAGCGACTTTAATTTGCTCTAAATGAACTTGCATAAATACAATCTGCAATCTGTGTGGGAGTGAATCTTCCCAGATTTCACACCCACATGTTTGGGTTTTGTAGAATTAGGGAGGAAGAGATAATCAGTgacaaacactaaaaaaaaaattacaccagAGTTGACTCACTGAAGTTTTTATAACCCAGAAATGGgatttcaggttttcttctggagttttgtttggttgttcAAAGtgacaacaaacataaaacaaaagaatttaagagaaaaacatctttatataaaactaaatctggtatttcatttaacttaaaggaaacacagaaaaatgttcttatcaaagtaaaacattaatgtAGAATTTAACTTTGTTACTTTTG is a window of Xiphophorus maculatus strain JP 163 A chromosome 4, X_maculatus-5.0-male, whole genome shotgun sequence DNA encoding:
- the LOC102231278 gene encoding myoblast determination protein 1 homolog, translated to MDLPDFPFPLSSADDLYDPCFNTSDLNFFDDLDARLTHGGLLKSEDHLHHHVPTAEEEDQHVRAPGGLHQGGHCLLWACKACKRKTTHADRRKAATMRERRRLSKVNDAFETLKRCTASNPNQRLPKVEILRNAISYIESLQALLRAGQSDGGGGFYPQLERYGGESDSSSPQSSCSDSMMDFISPCSASSENGNTSCGKQTADGCSSSSSKSSLISSLDCLSSIVERISTDRAGAPAGDSVVPQGAESPHDGSGVSSSPADLGSIYEPISS